A window of Hymenobacter siberiensis genomic DNA:
GACCACGAGACTGGCCTCAAGGCCATTATCGGCATTCACAATACCGTGCTCGGGCCTGCCCTCGGCGGCACGCGCATGTGGCACTACGCTTCCGATGCCGAAGCCTTGAACGATGTGCTGCGCCTCTCGCGCGGCATGACCTACAAGGCCGCCATCTCGGGCCTGAACCTGGGCGGCGGCAAGGCCGTCATCATCGGCGACGCCGCCACGCTGAAGACCGAAGCCCTGCTGCGCAAGTTTGGCCGCTTCGTGAAGAACCTGAACGGCAAGTACATCACGGCCGAGGATGTGAACATGACCACCAAGGACATGGAGTACATCCGCATGGAAACCAAGCACGTCGCCGGCCTGCCCGAGAGCATGGGCGGCAGCGGCGACCCCTCGCCGGTGACGGCCTACGGCGTGTACATGGGCATGAAAGCCGCCGCCAAAAAGGCATTTGGCTCCGAGAGCCTGGCTGGTAAGCGCATCGGCGTGCAGGGCACGGGCCACGTGGGCACCTACCTGCTGGAGCACCTGCAGAAAGAGGGCGCCAAGCTCATCGTAACCGATTACTACGAAGACCGCGCCCTGGACGCGGCCAACCGCTTCGGCGCTACCGCCGTGGGCCTCGATGCCATCTACGACCAGGAAATGGACATTTACTCGCCCTGCGCGCTGGGTGCCACCCTCAACGACGACACCATTCCGCGCCTGAAGGCTCGCGTGGTGGCCGGCTGCGCCAACAACCAACTCAAAAACGAAAACCAGCACGGCCCCGAGCTGGTGCGCCGCGGCATCGTGTATGCCCCCGACTTCCTCATCAACGCCGGCGGCCTCATCAACGTGTATTCCGAAGTAACCGGCGGCAGCCGCCAGGGTGCCCTCACCCAAACCGAAAAAATCTACGATTTCACCCTCCAGGTGTTGGCCAAGGCCGACGAAGAAGGCACGCACCCGCAAGCCGCCGCCATCCGGCAGGCTAAGGAGCGCATTGCCAACGTGGGCCGGGTGAAGTCGACATATTAAGAAGAACGTCATGCTGAGCGCAGCCGAAGCATCTCGCTCGCTTCGTTGCAATCATTATTGATTACTGCTGCACACGAGATGCTTCGGCTGCGCTCAACATGACGTTTTTTTTCCGACTACTGATTACCTAATACTGATTACCAGACCAATATGCTCAACCGCCGCCTCCTCCGTATCAAAGTCATGCAGTCGCTCTACTCCTACCACCAGGCGGTGGGAGCCGATTTGATGCTGGCACAGGACCGCATCGCGGCTGCTTTCGAGCCCGACCTGACGGCCAAAGAGGCCCCCGACCGCCGCCAGCTGGAAGGCCAGCGCAAGATGGGCGAAGCCCAGCTGCGCGACTGGTACCGCACCGGCACAATGCCCGAAAAGACGGACGATAAAGCCGTGGACAAGGCCGTGACCGATGCCATCAACTCCTTCCAGAACCAGGTGAAGAAGGACGGCGAGTTCTACGGCGGGCAGCTGCTGGTGGGTGCCGAAAGCATCCACGACCAGTACCTGCACCTGCTGAACCTGCCCGCCGCTTTGCTCGGCGTGATTGAGGAGGAGCAGAGCCGCGAGGGACGCCGCCGCCTCGGCCCCCGCGAGGATGCCCAGGATGCTACCCGCCTGCACCGTAACATGTCTATTGCCAAGCTGATGGCCAACGAGCAACTCCAGACTCAGACCATCCGGCGCAAGCTGGCCTGGGAGGGCAATGAGGAGCTCGAAGCCCTGCGCGCTGCCTGGGAGGAGATGAAGGCCGACGAAACCGTGCGGGCTTACCTCAACGGCAAGGACATCGACCAGCCCGAGATGGACTACGACACGGACCTTGAAATCCTGCGTCATATCTATAAGGACTTCGTGTTTAAAGGCGAAGCGCTACCGCGCCAGCTCGAATCCGACGACCTGAACTGGGAGGAAAACCGGCCCATCGTGCGCAACCTGGTGCTGAAGACGCTGAAAATGCTGCCCTTCGCCGCCGAGCCCACGCAGGAGCTCATGAACCTCTCGGCCAACTGGGCCGACGACCGCGAGTTTGCCGAAACCCTCTATAAGCAAACGCTCATCGAGGACGACAAGATGGAGAAGCTCATCGCCGGCTCGGTGCAGAACTGGGATGTGGAGCGCGTGGCGTTGCTCGATAAAATAATCCTGAAAATGGCGCTGACCGAGATGCAGCTGTTTCGCGGCATTCCAGTGAAAGTCACTATCAACGAGTACATTGAAATCAGCAAGCTCTACAGCACGCCCAAGAGCAAGCAATTTGTGAACGGCATTCTGGACAAGCTGGCGACGGATTTGGCCGCCAGCGGCGACATTCGTAAATCGGGCCGCGGCCTGCTGGATAACCAATAGCACAGCAATGCGGGTTTCAGCCGGCAGTGTCAACCCACAGGCCTGACCTGAACCACGTACTGAAGCCCGCACTACGCTACTTTTGCATCTACGGCCCCGCGTTTCTGCGTAGGCAATACTGAAAACACTCTCACCCCTCTTCCCTAACCCAACGACCATGGCCAGCAAAACCACCACCGGCATCCTGTGCTTCGCGGGCGGCGCCCTCACCGGCGCGGCCCTTGGCTTGCTCTATGCCCCCGAACCCGGCACCGAAACCCGCTCCTGGCTCAGCTACCAGCTCGAAAAGTACCGCTCGGTACTCGCCGACCTCACCGACAGCCTCGTAACCAGCCGCGAAGGCATTGGCCAGTCTACCGCTAAAAGCGAAGGTCAGCGCGTGATTTCCGATGCCAAATCGAAAGCCGAACAGCTGCTCGGCGATGTTGACCAGCTCATCAACCAGATTAACTCCCGCAAAGGCGCTTAATTTTTTTTACGGGTGCCTAAGTGATTGACGGAATGGGAGAATGAGTGACCGGCCGATGAAAATTCAGTCTTCACTCATTCACTCATTCCGTTCTTTGCTTTCTCATTCAGTCATTTATTACCAATTACGATGCACCTAGTAACCCTTATTCCCGGCGACGGCATAG
This region includes:
- a CDS encoding Glu/Leu/Phe/Val dehydrogenase dimerization domain-containing protein, which translates into the protein MIETQIVAPESIFGQIAEHQHEQIVYCHDHETGLKAIIGIHNTVLGPALGGTRMWHYASDAEALNDVLRLSRGMTYKAAISGLNLGGGKAVIIGDAATLKTEALLRKFGRFVKNLNGKYITAEDVNMTTKDMEYIRMETKHVAGLPESMGGSGDPSPVTAYGVYMGMKAAAKKAFGSESLAGKRIGVQGTGHVGTYLLEHLQKEGAKLIVTDYYEDRALDAANRFGATAVGLDAIYDQEMDIYSPCALGATLNDDTIPRLKARVVAGCANNQLKNENQHGPELVRRGIVYAPDFLINAGGLINVYSEVTGGSRQGALTQTEKIYDFTLQVLAKADEEGTHPQAAAIRQAKERIANVGRVKSTY
- the nusB gene encoding transcription antitermination factor NusB; the encoded protein is MLNRRLLRIKVMQSLYSYHQAVGADLMLAQDRIAAAFEPDLTAKEAPDRRQLEGQRKMGEAQLRDWYRTGTMPEKTDDKAVDKAVTDAINSFQNQVKKDGEFYGGQLLVGAESIHDQYLHLLNLPAALLGVIEEEQSREGRRRLGPREDAQDATRLHRNMSIAKLMANEQLQTQTIRRKLAWEGNEELEALRAAWEEMKADETVRAYLNGKDIDQPEMDYDTDLEILRHIYKDFVFKGEALPRQLESDDLNWEENRPIVRNLVLKTLKMLPFAAEPTQELMNLSANWADDREFAETLYKQTLIEDDKMEKLIAGSVQNWDVERVALLDKIILKMALTEMQLFRGIPVKVTINEYIEISKLYSTPKSKQFVNGILDKLATDLAASGDIRKSGRGLLDNQ
- a CDS encoding YtxH domain-containing protein, producing MASKTTTGILCFAGGALTGAALGLLYAPEPGTETRSWLSYQLEKYRSVLADLTDSLVTSREGIGQSTAKSEGQRVISDAKSKAEQLLGDVDQLINQINSRKGA